Sequence from the Amaranthus tricolor cultivar Red isolate AtriRed21 chromosome 16, ASM2621246v1, whole genome shotgun sequence genome:
ATAGGTGTATTTAGACATTTCTCGTGTAAGATTATACGAGTAAGACTAGGAGTAGAATTATCTGGTTTACCTAGACTCTTACATTCATGTCCGATTTCAATACTTTTTTAAgtgttcaatttaattattttatatataaaaacatcAAGAAAATTCCACGTATTGaccttgatttttttgatttttcataaatatttttttaaattcacgtAGTAATCTTTAGCTTTCAACTTTTTCATGTGATAGacaaaatattaagtttttcgTTAAATTAAGATCACCACATAAAAATAGGTTAAGGTCACCatgtgaatttaaaaaaaaaatttgttaaccACGTGAAAGAGACATAAATTCAGGTTATCACATGAAATCTcacaaaaaatcaatataaCGAAATAAAATTTTAGCATTCAAGTATATGGCCTTATCCAAATGTCAAGAATCCGGCACAAATACTGGAGATAAAGCAAAGAGTGTACGTAACAAGATAGTCGCTAATCATAGTAGTCCTAAGCTTGTAAATTGGACTTATTTGATGTAGGAGTGAGATCAGTAGAAATAAGCAGAAAACAGAGCAAAGTAACAGTGACAGGGCATGTGGATCCAAACAAGGTACTAAAAAAAGTGAAGAATACAGGAAAAAAAAGAGCAGAATTTTGGCCCTACATTGAGCATAATTTAGTGGCATATCCTTATATTGCTGGAGCCTATGATAAACGAGCACCTGCTGGCTATGTTAAAGATGTTCCTCAAGCTTACCCTTCTTACACCATTCCCCAAGAGAATTTTTCCAATATGTTTAGTGATGATAATCCTAATGCTTGTTCCATTATGTAAACATttgtatttataaattattattaatcttcttgaaaataaaaaattttgtgaACTACTTTGTTAGAGATCAATGTAAATCGAGGTCATTTATATCTTTTGGTGTTTGTTAATTTCAGTGTTgcctaaaattatattaatctcGAGCAGTTTCATCAAAGGAAATTGACAACCAAGTTAATCCAACATACACGTAGTGATAATTATTTGACTTATCATATATTAATATTCAAGATTTGCCCCTGTAAATGAGAGTTCAACCAATTATATTCAACTTCACAATTTTGATATACTTGTATTATATCGTGGATAGTTCACCAATTAGATACTTTGATAGGCTTTTATGGTTCATTCCTCTGAAACTTAAATcttcttaatttattatattattatattatattcttttatttaagaactttttaatgtaaatgtaataaatcaaacaatacatatattaaatcataacattataataatttttaatgagaTATCATATGGTAAAGCAATGATAGTAGGCATTTATATGCAACTAATACGAGCAGGAgtaaaaacagaataaaaatatataataatttttgaagtattgtttaattaaaattttatttacaactttaaaatttaaacacaAGTTATGAAACCaccaaaaaaaagttaaattttaaggTCTTTCATTTAAGAAGCTTATATAATCCTcacacatatttaaattcaccATAATTGCAATTATAATGAGGTACAAAAGTTTGGTTGAAAGTTAAATTTTGATGTCCATTTCAAAGTTTAGCAGGCGGCTAGTTGTTTGCCACTATAAATTGATTGATTCATGTACCTACAGTAATTCATGCAGTAAAGAATTCCAATCAATCacaattatttctaaataactataaaaaggcaaaattataactaacaaaataatcaaaataataaacgaaaaacaaaattataaacatGAATCTATGACATAGTGCCACATATCAATGATTTATAATTCATATAAATCACGATTATTTACCTAGTGAAGCTCTTCCTGCACAAGAGTGGTAATAAGTACATTGATCAAATTACTGTTCATAAAAAACTTGGATATTATTAAACTTcaccacccttttcattttatcgccaccccttatATAATGAATTCTCAATATTGCCCCTGCATAATTTTCGAACTCATAAActctaacatctctctaaagttgagattattcatgggtaatcaataaatgagattattgtaggaaaatcatgaaaatgctggattattctagataattttttctttaattttttaatacaaaaatatttttttgctaagcaaacaattaattttttgtttcatCCATTTTGCAACATTAAAGAATTTTCATACGGAAATCcgaaataatgcaaaataaattatgataaaatgGTATTGTAGACTTGTAGTAGGGCATCAGAAAGTGATTCCTTAGGTTGACAAAATGGTATTGTAGTTTTGTAGGTTTAATTAGCAAACAATGAGATTGTTTATTAGATTGTTGACTTATTGACTTCTTCTCCCTGCCCCCTGGTAGGGGCCTGTACCCTGATGCCCTCATCCCCCTGTCCTGAATTTCTGCACTCTTTGACAAAATTGTTAAAATCGGCATTTTACTTGGAATCGTTTAAACttgtagaatcgaatcgtagaATTATAAGATTCtgcaataaatttaaatttgctatTAGTCATATTTATTCAccttaaaagtttaagtttattaattaatgtattattcactttttttttaagaatgaaatagaaaaatattcaataattagtttaaatcttcatacctagatgaagaaatttattttttttatattatgatGATTGATTGTTAAATTGCAAGAAAAATtggtacataagaaaaatttataaaattaaaactaaatgtGTAGAATCGAATCGTTAAATTGTAGAATCGTAAAATCGCATTATGATTTtacctctacaaattttatattaatcagAATCGAAAGATTCTACCAACTTACGATTCTACCTATGATTCGAATCGATCGCTTATTTTTAGATCGTAAAATCGTAATCGTAGAtcaaaattgtgattttaataaccatgCTCTCTGGACACTTCAACATTTTCCCTTGTATATAACGAGGTACCAATTGGCCAGTAGTATTTCTTCCGTTCCACTATACctactacatttaataaattttagtaaTTCTGATAAATCTTAAAATGTTATCCCACGTTCTTactttgttgttgttatttgctTTTTACACAAATCGTGAAACATGCTTGAGTAAGAGGTAAGATATTTATACATGAATttcacataaaataaaataaaaagtatataaataCATCGAGACGACTCTAACAAAATCTCATAAGgatatattttagaaaaaattatctagaataatccaattttttcatTATGTTCTTGCAATagtgattaaccatgaatagtcCCAATTTTgaagggtattttcctagagtaaattcAGTAATCTGATGATTTGTtatagtaaattttattttttttaaaaaaaagataaattaaaataaaatgttaaaaatgttgaaaaaaaattttaatttttttttattattcagaattttttatgtaaattttcaaaacttttctctagttttacattaattttaatttacttttttggtgaattacctactataacaaATCATCAGGTTACCCAAGTTCATTCAAAGCAAAAACCtcataaagttgagattatttatggtCAATCAAtagatatgattattattgaaaaatcataaatagaATGGaatattctaagtaatttttcctgTATTTTAACtagatatgattattattgaaaaatcataaatagaATGGAAtgttctaagtaatttttcctgTATTTTAACTTATTGTCTATAGATATCGTCTATAGATATCCATAAAAATTCATGTACTTCAAGATAAatgtataaatgaaaatttttaaaaaaaaatatagaatcattttcatttaatcAACAAATAAACTACAGCAAAATCCGTGTAATAGatcaaaattagaaaaatatttcaaactgAGTAAACACTTGGGTAAGTATCAGTGTATCTCTAGTCACTCCATCAGTAAATGTGTATCTCAAAAATATTTTCCGAATTTAGACTTTACTAGTTTATTCCACATACAAATTACTTACAAAGTTTTGTGACGAAAATTCTGAACCATGAAaattttttgagaaattttttacTCAAAGGAATAGCAAATATAACCAAAATTTTCACTTTACATGGCATGCTTGAattgggtgtaaatatttaaggggttaaaaaaagtcaaagtaaaaaaacgaagttgataaatgaaaaattagtgaaatttaattGCTGTAGAGGTAGAAGAATGGTtgcaaaataatgaaaaataaagaaagctCTTAATTTTGTGgagtaaatatttatcctaTGGGAGAGTGGGGGAATATATTACCTCCGTAATAGAGAAaatcatcttatttttcctttattatttttatttcatgctcATTTTACCTTCTACACAACTATCCCAACTACTTCAAATGCATCTatatttgctttcatttcattaatttgactttatttctactttaaatatttatacccAATTCAAACATGACCATATTCACTAAAATTATAATTCTCACTCACATTACGGTCTACATAGGCTTGAAATATTGACAAACTCGAAACGTAAAAATTTATGAGGTAAAGTTCAAATTTAGGTTTATTGACGCATTAGTGGATTACTTAGAGCaaaaatcaagaacaataaaataaattatacctACACTTGAATTAAAAACTTACTCTCCGTtttgtttggtaaatggctgCAAGCCGAAGCTGTTAACCGAAATTGTTAGTTGTTGGCTGTTTGATAAAATTAGATATTGGTTGTTGGCTGTTtaatttattagagaaaaataagtaaaaaccaatcaaaaaggCCAACTACATTTTCAGCtaattaaaaaactatttatcaaattatattttttggctttttatttATGGGTAGAGGTATTCAAAACAGACTCGATGACTTGAAATTTATCAGACCTTATAATCGAACCCGATTGGACTTgacttcaaaaatgatttatGATATATGTAAAAAACAATCTGGACacaaaactcaattttaaatCAATCCCAAATACTTAACCCGAAATCAATCCAATAACCCAAATAAACTCCaagactaaaaaaaatcatgaatGAGCAGCTATAAACAGCATAAGAGAATCATTGTTGTGGTAAGTGGTAACTCATAAAATCTCTAGAAAACAGTAATCTTATACTTTAGttactttctccgtttcattatacttgctatatttgactttttaaataatttaatatgttattatgttcatttatatgttgaattatacacatctagaagataataaaaatttaatattatgaaaatttacgaTTAGACAATTCAGACAAgatttcatttgactatatttttacttacctATTaatcgtaatatataaaataaacttaaaagatATATAATATCCGTAATACAAATGTAACAATTACTTCAAAACCGAGTAACTCTAGCTTAACTAGATTAGCAAACCTTGTGAACCTAAATACATAACCAAATCAAGAACAAAGGATGGATGACTGATTTGACACAAGGAAACTGTGAGGTGAGTACTCTTTTTTTCTGTACTTTTCAGCATATCTGTCTATGTACCTATCAGAACATCTCTGACCTTAGTCAATTAAAGACCTTTTCTGTATCATAAATACACTATTTATGCATGTAATTTCCAAGCAAATCAATGTTCATACAAAACACATTGGAAAAGAGTATATTATAGTCTGAAATTATCCTTAGAATGGCTTCTAAGCATCTAGCCCTGAAAATGGAGGTTACTGATCTTTCTCTTCTTATGGGTTGTGTTCATCTTAGAACGGTATCATATGATTCGCTAATTTCTTTGCGAATTGCAAATCTAAAAAAGCGAATTGCGATTGGTTTTGGGCTTTTCTTGGGCAAATTTGAACGGATCACTAATTCAAATAGTGAATCAACTAGTGAATTATGTTACAGCGTGTTAGATTGATTCATACACAGTGCAACATGGTGGCATGGCATTGTATAGTATCGGAAGAATTGTATCCAATATTTTCCGCGTTGTAAATGGAAAAAAATCGCGTTTTGAGCAATTTTGAGAGATATCTTATGTTTTAATCGATATTTGTCAAATAATAGCCAAATTACTCGTTATCGCGATCGCGACCATAACCGTAATTTTACATTATGGATTTTCTAGCTTATTAACTTAATTTTTCTTTGTGTGTTACAGACTGTGGTTCTCAAAGTGCATGTGAATTGTGATGGATGCCAGCAAAGGGTGAAGAAAATCCTGAAAAAGATTGAAGGTATACATTCCAATAACTTATCTTCCATTTTATCCCTCAAACAATCTTTAAGTGTTAGCATGCCATTCCTTTCTTAACTTCCTTACTGAATTAGCTGCTTTGATGGCGAGTTTGGTACTCGATATTAAATGATGAAATAATTTTAGTGAGAAAATCTTTTAACGAGTTTAATGTTCATGCTTGTTCAACTTCAATCATAGTGCAAAATCAAAACTGCATCACTATTCACGACTGTATTATAAAGATTTTGAGTTTAGCGCGACCGAAATATAGGCCGTGTTGACCGCAAAATCATCTGTATTGATCGCAATATCCATTTAATGACCATTACCACGATCGTGATCGAGACTGTATTTTTGCACAAGTGACAtcaattatcttattttcttcgCAAAAATCATTACAATGCATTACCATCTAGAGATATGATCATATGATATTAGGTGGTATTGAAAaactctaaataaaaatacttctatatcttaattataagattttattaccatgagaatgacatgatacattttacaaaaatttatattataaattattctcattatcaCCGTTTAGTATCAGCCAATAATATTGATCTTTATTGAATTTTGGGAATCAGGGGTTTATGCTGTATACATAGATGCTGAACAGCAGATGGCAATAGTTCAAGGAATGGTGGATTCATCTACTTTGATCAAGAAATTGGCTAGATCAGGCAAAACTGCAGAGGTGTGGTTCCCAAAAACCCCAGAGCTCGAGTTAATTCCCGAGCTGTTCTCAccaaacaagaacaaaaacaagaacaagaacaagaacaagaaaacgAATCAGTTGATGTACCCTAACCAACAAATCGGAGGAGGATCGTTGGGAAGCGACTGGGGGATCGAAACAAATTTAAACCATGACTCGGACCATGGGCCAGACGAACATGACATTGGTGCCATGATATCCATGATGGATATTCATGGGCATCATGATCATGCCCATGGGTATGGTGTGGGCAACAGGTATCACAATTACCCTCTAGGATTAGAAGGTTATAGATCCGGGTATCAGCACCAACCTGAAGGATTATATGCGAGGAACAATCTAACAGTATCACCAACTTTGATAAATGAAAACGTCTTGGCAATGCAAGCGTCTCAGTACACCCAAAACCCGTATGGTATATGGTATCCTCAGACCCACGCAGTCGATAACAATAACAGGTTTCCTGATGGATATGTGCAAATGTTTCATTCTTACTAACTGGGGAGTGGGAAATCTTCTGAAGAGGTGATTGTGTAATGAACTTCTAGTAGTCTTTTGTTTTATAGTTATATATGGTAGAAGTACTTAATAATTCCTAAATAGATGGGGTGATCCCTTTATATCAAGGAACTATGTCATATAGATTAGTAAAGAACTAGTTTGCTCTTTGGCTTATACTTTAGATTAGGATCTCTCCTTTTCATTTGGTTGTCTTGAGAAACATCATGTTTACTCATTTGTCGTGTTTACTgggttttatttttcattttagtctgtTCTAATAATTTTTGCGTAATTTCTATTTTGAATATGACCCTACCATTTTATTTGACCAGTTTAACCCACTAATATTATAACCATATATTAATCTTTgtgccaaaaataaataaagattaagGACGTACGAGTGATTCCTTAAGGGCTTCCTACTGAAATTCAACATATTCTTGtctttaaaagttaaaactacctatttatatttaaaaaaaatcaacgaTAATATCTAAGTTACTCATCAATTCCAAATTTTTAGTGTATGTTTCTGAATCAAACAACTTCCTTATTAGTATACcaatgagaattttaaattttacattctttgccaattaaaaaatgaaaaataatcaaatcatttatcaaaaaaattagtCTAAACTTTAGTTAAGTCAATTAGCTTACCACTTTCTAAATCCTTACTCATTTATATTGCCTCTCCTAGAGCCTAGACTCCTCggtaagtcttgtatgagaatGTCTTGTGGTAAAATAAGTTATACAAAAAactgaattaaaaaaaaatgaatgtttTAACATTTACTGTGTCAATGTTTAGTTTTAATGacacattaaatattaaatgattaaaaataagtactttaataaaaattaattaatttttaattcttaaatgagataatTTAATGGTGAGACCATCTTTATTGGGCTAGTCcaatatacaattttttttgtagcATTCTACCCGACCCGATTTCTATCATCGAATAGCGAGGCAGTTAGCCGGTTcgttcttaaaaaaaattgaacacgGCGTCGCTTTCCCCAATAATTTCTTTCTCTCCCATTTTTTCTATCTgtcaatcttttattttaactcCATTTTACTCCCAAAATTTTATTCGACGAAATTTAGGGGTTTAAAGCTTCAAATTCCATACATATGAGTTcgaattattttttcaaattcgCCGATAATATCTTCGTTTGTCGTTTCAACGATTCAAAGCAGTTTGATTAATTCATCAATATAATTCGGTAAtgttctctttttttttctacttaGGGTTTATGATTGCTAATTTTCCCCCCTTTTTTGTtggttataatttattttcGATGTTTATAATTGCTACGCAGACTACTTGACGTAAAAAATGGATCAACAAACTCAACAGGAATGTCCTCCTATTGAGAATCATGATAAACACGATGATGAGGTATATTAAATCTGTTTTATGGTTTTTTCtggttaaatttaattatatttttgtataaaGACTTCTTTCTTGCTTATTAGTTGTAAGTATGGTACTGTTGATCTTCTATTTGCATTTTAGTATGTGTGGGCTATTGCATGTCCTAGTGTATTTTGCTTGCATCATCCATGATTAGAAAGCACCACCGGATAATCGGATATAGCTAAAAATGTTAGCAGCTTGAGTTTTAATGCTGCACTGATATGGTACTAAATGATAGAAGTATTAGGGTAATTGATTGTTACCCTTATGGTACTGAAATCAATAAGCCATTGATTTGGATATTGATAGCTAGGCATATACATGTTAAAATCGTTTAAGTAGTTAGTAAATTGGCTTTAGCTGTTTATCGTGTTATATTTCCAGTTATTAGTTTGCAagcatttatatattattgaccTAGTCGTTCTCTTGTGAATGAGTTCCATGAGTTTATTTGTTGGTGTATTTGTGTAAttgatgtatttttttgttactgtttttaaatattatgtaTAAGAGAACTTCTTTTGATTGGAATGCAGGAAGCTGTTGCTCGtgttgaagaattaaaaaaatctttagAGGCGAAAATAACTCTTCGTCAAAGCAATTTGAAGCCTGAAAGGCCTGGTTAGTATAACATATTGTTCGGTTACTTatgactttatttttatttttttcaaactaTGTCTTTATTTTCACCTGTGCTACTTATGAATATGTTTTAGGCGAAAATAGATAAGGATTCCTGTAAGATCATCAGACCTACTTTAAGTTgtctattttaattattgtcatGTGGAATGTTGTGGTATCATTTGATGTAGAATCAACTCGAAATTTCCTGCCTTTTAGAATTAATTGCACCTTGGAGTAATGGTGGGAACTGGTAAGGTACTTCAATGCTGGGGGCAAGGCGTATAGGTTTTCTGAAATCCAATATAACTGGGGGATCATTCAAAAATTATTGCTTTTTGGGTTTTGTTTATATGAAAGCATTTAAGGCTTCTCACTGTAGTACAATGTGTCAAAAGTTCTTTTCCAAGGGACAACTATTGTGATCTCTAAACTCCGGTTGTTGTATTTGAATTACATAAATAGTTAATGATGATCTTTCTAGATGAATTTTGGAGTTTGAAATAGATATTCTAGGACACCTGAATAGGTGTGTGAGGATCCACAAGCATTGTAACAGACAGCATGGAGTTGATAGGTGCCAATTACCAATTTTCAATTGAATTCAAGATTACTTATACTCTTCCGTACCTTTGAATTAGTAACAAAGAgaaatgaggttttttttaagaattaggTGGATATTTGGTAGTGAATGAAGAGAGTAAATTGTGTggatgtaattaaaaaaattaaaatgtataggTGAGATTAAATGAAAGTGGTAGGCTATTGTCCCAAAAATAGAAGTGATGCAAAATGAGCAAGACGGACCAAAATTGCAAATGAGCTAAATGAGTGGGAGTAGTAAGGTAGTGACATGTGAAGTGGAAAAGGAACAGAGGTCAGAAGACATGGTGATATGCGGGAGGTGTTTAAGGAAAGcttgcttcttttttttttagtttcggTGATTGATTTTATCCATTCATTGCCATTGTACATCTGCACATAACATGCTGAGGCATAACCTGTAAGGCATTGCTGCTGGTTACtgttttgtatttatatttaattgtcAAAACGTTCCATGCGACCTGAAGTAATAATCAACAATTGTAACAGTGTTAAGGCGTGGTACTTCTAGCTTTCGATACTACAATTTCTGTCCTCTACTCCTCTCCTTTTCTGAAGGCTGctgtttgatttttattgttctCTACCAGTTTTACcagtaattgtttttttttcatactATGATAATGGATGGTCTAGAAGTTTTCTTCAAATCGACATTTAGGGTGAAGGCATTATAATTGGGGGGGTGGGTGGGggttatttttttctcttaactgaatttaatttcagaaattttTGTATATTGGAGCATTGGAATTTGAAAGTATTATTGCCTTTTGGCTTTTTGGAATTTTCCTGTGATAATTTATCTTGAAACCTACTGCTCCTAGATCCTTCTTTCTTGAGGACACTTGATTCCAGTATCAAGCGCAACACTGCAGTGATTAAAAAGCTTAAACAGATTAGTGAAGATCAAAGAGAAGGCTTGATGGATGAGTTGCGAAGTGTCAACCTGAGCAAGTTTGTGACTGAAGCAGTGGCAGCTATATACGATGCTAAGTTGAAGACTTCAGACATCCAGGCTGCTGTCCAGGTATTACATCTTGTTTATCTGAGTCCTTTCCCAGCCTCAAACAACTTTACATTCTGTATTCAACATTTTTGAGGATTGAGAAAGCTGAAAAGTGGTCTTTGCTTTCTCTCTTTGCATAaatgttttttcattttgcAATCTATCTCTAAATTGTTGTCATCTCACGGCCACATGCACACACCCAGCAGGAGTTGACTAGGAAAGGTGGTGCCTTTCTTGTGGTGCCGTCTTTGACGGATAACTATTTTATATGcagttttttgtgtttaatttttgTTCGCATGGTCAATGTTGAGCCGATGATTAGTAAGTGTTTTTGTCGTTATATGACTAAGAAACATTTGATTGTTATAATTCTATACCTCTCCTATTAAGTTGGAAGGGTGAAGAATGGAAAGCTAAAAATGAGGGGAGGGGGTCTGAAGCACGTTCCTGCATTTGTTGTTAAGTTTATGAGATCTGACTGGTTTGACCTATGACAGATTTGTTCCTTGCTTCACCAACGTTACCCGGATTTCTCAGCTAGCCTTACCCAAGGCTTATCAAAAGTGTTCTTTCCCGGGAAAGCAGTAGACGACTTGGAGACAGATAGAAACACAAAAGCCATGAAGAAGCGTAGTACTTTGAAGCTCCTTCTAGAATTGTACTTTGTCGGTGTGATAGAAGACAGTGGCATATTTGTCAACATCATTAAAGATCTTACTGGTGTGGA
This genomic interval carries:
- the LOC130802242 gene encoding heavy metal-associated isoprenylated plant protein 21-like, producing the protein MGALDYIAYFCTVTSTRHRRKPLQTVEIKVKMDCDGCERRVKSAVTSLKGVRSVEISRKQSKVTVTGHVDPNKVLKKVKNTGKKRAEFWPYIEHNLVAYPYIAGAYDKRAPAGYVKDVPQAYPSYTIPQENFSNMFSDDNPNACSIM